From Symphalangus syndactylus isolate Jambi chromosome X, NHGRI_mSymSyn1-v2.1_pri, whole genome shotgun sequence, the proteins below share one genomic window:
- the LOC129475466 gene encoding proteasome subunit alpha type-2-like: protein MAERGYSFSLTTFSPSGKLVQIEYALAVVAGGAPSVGIKAANGVVLATEKKQKSILYDKRSVHKVETITKHIGLVYSGMGPDYRVLVHRARKLAQQYYLVYQEPIPTAQLVQRVASVMQEYTQSGGVRPFGVSLLICGWNEGRPYLFQSDPSGAYFVWKATAMGKNYVNGKTFLEKRYNEDLELEDAIDTAILTLKESFEGQMTEGNTEVGICNEAGFRRLTPTEVKDYLAAIA from the exons ATGGCGGAGCGTGGGTACAGCTTTTCGCTGACTACATTCAG CCCATCTGGTAAACTTGTCCAGATTGAATATGCTTTGGCTGTTGTAGCTGGAGGAGCCCCGTCCGTGGGAATTAAAGCTGCAAATGGTGTGGTATTAGCAACtgagaaaaaacagaaatcaattctGTATGACAAGCGAAGTGTGCACAAAGTAGAAACAATTACCAAGCATATAGGTTTGGTGTACAGTGGCATGGGCCCCGATTACAGAGTGCTTGTGCACAGAGCTCGAAAACTAGCTCAACAATACTATCTTGTGTACCAAGAACCCATTCCTACAGCTCAGCTGGTACAGAGAGTAGCTTCTGTGATGCAAGAATATACTCAGTCAGGTGGTGTTCGTCCATTTGGAGTTTCTTTACTTATTTGTGGTTGGAATGAGGGACGACCATATTTATTTCAGTCAGATCCATCTGGAGCTTACTTTGTCTGGAAAGCTACAGCAATGGGAAAGAACTATGTGAATGGGAAAACTTTCCTTGAGAAAAGATACAATGAAGATCTGGAACTTGAAGATGCCATTGATACAGCCATCTTAACCCTAAAGGAAAGCTTTGAAGGGCAAATGACAGAGGGTAACACAGAAGTTGGAATCTGCAATGAAGCTGGATTTAGGAGGCTTACTCCAACTGAAGTTAAGGATTACTTGGCTGCCATAGCATAA